A region of Enoplosus armatus isolate fEnoArm2 chromosome 14, fEnoArm2.hap1, whole genome shotgun sequence DNA encodes the following proteins:
- the ppp1r7 gene encoding protein phosphatase 1 regulatory subunit 7, whose amino-acid sequence MASRSVGELQEMEVDRRGESEESGDDETRRRSINGDVDPNQPTTTSKEESPVDMDTITLDPEEEDVDLVHCRIGKIEGLEVLQKAKTLSLRQNLIKKVENLESLTSLRELDFYDNQIRKLENLHHLTELEQLDVSFNLLRKVEGLEPLTRVKKLFLLHNKISSIANLDHLTGLEMLELGSNRIRVIENLDTLASLQSLFLGTNKITKLQNLEGLHNLTVLSIQSNRITKIEGLQNLVSLRELYLSHNGIEVIEGLENNKKLTTLDIAANRVKKIENISHLTDLQEFWMNDNQIDNWSDLDELKNAKSLETVYLERNPLQKDPQYRRKIMLALPSVRQIDATFIRF is encoded by the exons ATGGCTTCCAGGTCTGTTGGCGAGCTTCAAGAAATGGAAG TGGACAGAAGGGGTGAGTCCGAGGAGTCTGGTGATGATgagaccaggaggaggagtatCAATGGCGACGTGGACCCCAATCAGCCCACTACCACaa GTAAAGAAGAGTCGCCTGTTGACATGGACACCATAACCTTGGACCCAGAGGAAGAG gatGTTGATCTTGTTCATTGTCGTATTGGAAAAATTGAAGGATTGGAGGTGCTACAGAAGGCTAAA ACACTCTCTTTACGACAGAATCTCATTAAAAAGGTAGAAAACCTTGAAAGTCTGACCTCACTGCGGGAACTAGATTTCTATGACAATCAGATCCGCAAACTGGAGAACCTGCACCACCTCACAGAGTTGGA GCAGCTCGACGTGTCCTTCAACCTTCTGAGGAAGGTGGAGGGTTTGGAGCCGTTGACTCGGGTGAAGAAACTTTTTCTGCTACACAACAAAATTAGCAGCATTGCCAACCTGGACCACTTAACGGGCCTGGAGATGCTGGAGCTGGGCTCCAATCGCATCCGG GTCATAGAGAACCTGGATACACTTGCGTCTTTGCAAAGTTTGTTTCTTGGCACCAATAAAATTACTAAGCTTCAGAATCTGGAGGGTTTACACAACCTGACTGTTTTAAGCATTCAG AGTAACCGGATTACTAAAATTGAGGGTCTACAGAACCTTGTCAGCCTGAGAGAGCTCTATCTGAGCCACAACGGCATTGAGGTCATTGAGGGCCTGGAAAACAAT AAAAAGCTTACAACCCTGGACATCGCAGCCAATCGAGTAAAGAAAATTGAAAACATCAGCCATCTGACAGACCTGCAGGAGTTCTGG ATGAACGATAATCAGATAGATAACTGGTCAGATCTTGACGAGTTGAAGAATGCCAAGTCTCTGGAGACGGTCTACCTTGAAAGAAACCCGCTACAGAAGGACCCACAGTATCGGCGAAAGATCATGCTGGCGCTGCCCAGCGTACGCCAGATCGACGCTACCTTCATCCGCTTCTAA
- the LOC139296804 gene encoding uncharacterized protein isoform X1 produces MHFLGILVLMFCDLSLSFPLPVDTVMVQVQQWGVVGAQRVLDQVLLNGVSLTGTSQEVHSIIQTLSADALLPSLISLNQTSVLGNHTVLRSRECILEGSQLHWTDRVFYDGKVYLTLDHTDTWTAHIPQALALKALWDQGVQRTRADRIRLQEGCIKLMRELRLSEETSVPGTPLPLFLIPALALLAFTGLIIISFLLSKNKGLGQPGGVIGSIIHYPKDMTEMAPEMKGSGYRTL; encoded by the exons ATGCATTTTCTTGGCATTCTGGTGCTAATGTTCTGCGACTTGTCATTGAGTTTCCCTCTGCCAGTAG ATACCGTCATGGTTCAGGTCCAACAATGGGGAGTGGTTGGTGCTCAGCGGGTCTTGGACCAGGTCCTTCTCAATGGAGTCTCTCTTACTGGCACAAGCCAGGAAGTTCACAGCATTATCCAAACCTTGTCAGCTGATGCACTCCTTCCATCTCTTATCAGTCTCAACCAGACTTCAGTACTGG GAAACCACACGGTCCTTCGTTCTCGTGAATGCATACTGGAGGGGTCTCAGCTGCACTGGACCGACCGTGTGTTCTATGATGGGAAGGTGTACCTGACTCTAGACCACACTGACACGTGGACAGCCCACATACCACAAGCACTGGCCCTCAAAGCATTGTGGGACCAGGGAGTGCAGCGCACAAGGGCGGACAGGATCCGCCTTCAGGAGGGATGCATCAAGCTGATGAGAGAACTGAGGCTTTCTGAGGAGACGTCAG TTCCAGGGACGCCTTTGCCTCTGTTTCTAATCCCGGCTTTGGCACTCCTGGCGTTTACTGGACTTATCATAAtcagcttcctcctctccaaaAACAAGG GTCTGGGGCAGCCTGGAG GTGTTATTGGCTCAATTATACATTACCCTAAGGACATGACTGAAATGGCTCCAGAGATGAAAGGCTCCGGTTACCGTACCTTGTAA
- the LOC139296804 gene encoding uncharacterized protein isoform X2, whose product MHFLGILVLMFCDLSLSFPLPVDTVMVQVQQWGVVGAQRVLDQVLLNGVSLTGTSQEVHSIIQTLSADALLPSLISLNQTSVLGNHTVLRSRECILEGSQLHWTDRVFYDGKVYLTLDHTDTWTAHIPQALALKALWDQGVQRTRADRIRLQEGCIKLMRELRLSEETSVPGTPLPLFLIPALALLAFTGLIIISFLLSKNKGLGQPGGQLVTQIFRSDLQ is encoded by the exons ATGCATTTTCTTGGCATTCTGGTGCTAATGTTCTGCGACTTGTCATTGAGTTTCCCTCTGCCAGTAG ATACCGTCATGGTTCAGGTCCAACAATGGGGAGTGGTTGGTGCTCAGCGGGTCTTGGACCAGGTCCTTCTCAATGGAGTCTCTCTTACTGGCACAAGCCAGGAAGTTCACAGCATTATCCAAACCTTGTCAGCTGATGCACTCCTTCCATCTCTTATCAGTCTCAACCAGACTTCAGTACTGG GAAACCACACGGTCCTTCGTTCTCGTGAATGCATACTGGAGGGGTCTCAGCTGCACTGGACCGACCGTGTGTTCTATGATGGGAAGGTGTACCTGACTCTAGACCACACTGACACGTGGACAGCCCACATACCACAAGCACTGGCCCTCAAAGCATTGTGGGACCAGGGAGTGCAGCGCACAAGGGCGGACAGGATCCGCCTTCAGGAGGGATGCATCAAGCTGATGAGAGAACTGAGGCTTTCTGAGGAGACGTCAG TTCCAGGGACGCCTTTGCCTCTGTTTCTAATCCCGGCTTTGGCACTCCTGGCGTTTACTGGACTTATCATAAtcagcttcctcctctccaaaAACAAGG GTCTGGGGCAGCCTGGAG GTCAGCTGGTGACACAGATTTTTAGGAGTGATCTCCAATAA